One Syntrophobacterales bacterium genomic window carries:
- a CDS encoding Crp/Fnr family transcriptional regulator, protein MKEHLEEWIRDVSFFSVLSNNEMNVLLKIAKIRKFAKGFVIFGEGDARAALHMVLKGKVKISLYDEEGKEYVLDVIGTGGFFGELSMFDELTGFANVVTMEETECVVIQRKDFMSLLMDNPMFTMSVLKTLASKLRAANEQIKGLAFLNVENRILKYLSEIGEKSGMKIKDRVVIECGPTQVEISNSCGCSRETVSRTIKSLAKKGKISVAKRRYILRSAYKL, encoded by the coding sequence ATGAAAGAGCATCTGGAGGAATGGATAAGGGATGTAAGCTTTTTCTCCGTACTGTCCAACAATGAGATGAATGTTCTTTTGAAGATAGCAAAAATAAGGAAGTTCGCCAAAGGGTTCGTAATATTCGGGGAGGGTGACGCGCGGGCAGCGTTGCATATGGTATTGAAAGGCAAAGTAAAGATATCCCTCTATGACGAAGAAGGAAAGGAATATGTGCTGGATGTTATCGGGACCGGCGGGTTTTTCGGCGAACTCTCCATGTTTGACGAGTTGACCGGCTTCGCCAACGTCGTCACTATGGAGGAGACCGAATGTGTGGTAATACAAAGGAAGGACTTCATGAGCCTCCTTATGGACAATCCCATGTTCACGATGAGTGTGCTCAAGACCCTTGCGAGCAAGTTGCGGGCAGCGAACGAGCAGATAAAAGGGCTTGCTTTCCTGAATGTGGAGAACAGAATCCTGAAGTACCTTTCAGAAATAGGAGAGAAGTCCGGAATGAAGATCAAGGACAGGGTGGTTATTGAGTGCGGGCCTACCCAAGTGGAGATTTCGAATTCATGCGGCTGCTCCAGAGAAACAGTGTCCAGAACGATAAAAAGTCTTGCGAAAAAAGGCAAGATAAGCGTAGCCAAGAGACGTTATATCCTTCGTTCCGCATACAAGTTGTGA
- the alaS gene encoding alanine--tRNA ligase, whose product MNSNEIRKKFLDYFAGNGHTLVPSASLVPEKDPTLLFVNAGMVQFKNLFLGIEKRDYFRATSCQKCVRAGGKHNDLDNIGKTLRHHTFFEMLGNFSFGDYFKKDAIWYAWEFLTRELGLDEEKLWVTVYKEDDEAAAIWKSIGVRPERIVRLGEKDNFWSMGDEGPCGPCSEIIYDLGDAVGCRRPECRVGCDCDRYLEIWNLVFMEFERTKNREMERLPQPSIDTGMGFERITSVLQGKIGNYETDLFSPLIKRLEDMCRSVYGENERTDVAMRVIADHARGAAFIINDGVLPGKDGRAYVLRRIIRRALRYGKKIGIEREFLHDLSSTVVDIMDVYPDIRNNHPYIARIIKGEEERFMETLNVGMKVYEEIAYEVKKKGDRVILGELVYKLYDTYGFPLDITTEMAEEDGFILDIKGFETALEGQKARSRIGSKLKGEMLGEGQISVLKEGITSEFLGYRQLYVEGATVLSLLRDEQPVPEMRVGETGEVYFDKTPFYAESGGQVEDEGTIVWPGGNAKVLAVKKVKSDLFSHVLAVEEGVLKRGQKANLAVDKDKRLSVARNHTATHLLQYALRKVLGDHVKQSGSLVEKDRLRFDFSHFKGLDTLELAKVEDIVNEKIMACNDVTIEVKNRDEAIKEGATALFEEKYGETVRVVKIGDFSVELCGGTHVRNTGEIGSLYVMSESSLASGVRRIEATTGKGALLHKKKLDGLIRSVSKACNIEAERISEKIESLVSDLEKQEKEIERLKQEIVLSKVDEAISTAYDKDGVKIISMFIPNGKVEELRKVTDIIRDKAKSCVVLVGSKEDSKGTLVVAVSRDLQSTYHAGKIVKKIAEKYEGKGGGGPQVAQGGIPGNRVEEVISGAGKIVGD is encoded by the coding sequence GTGAATTCTAACGAAATAAGAAAGAAGTTTTTAGATTACTTTGCAGGAAACGGCCACACACTGGTGCCGAGCGCTTCGTTGGTGCCGGAGAAGGACCCGACGCTCCTTTTTGTCAATGCCGGGATGGTCCAGTTCAAAAACCTGTTTCTGGGCATCGAGAAGCGTGACTACTTCAGGGCGACGTCATGCCAGAAATGCGTGAGGGCTGGAGGCAAACATAATGACCTGGACAATATAGGCAAGACGCTCCGTCACCATACGTTTTTTGAAATGCTCGGCAACTTTTCTTTCGGAGACTATTTCAAGAAAGACGCTATCTGGTACGCATGGGAGTTTCTGACCCGGGAACTCGGGCTTGACGAGGAGAAACTATGGGTCACCGTATATAAAGAAGATGACGAAGCCGCCGCTATCTGGAAGTCCATAGGGGTGAGGCCCGAACGGATCGTCAGGCTCGGAGAGAAAGATAATTTCTGGTCCATGGGTGACGAAGGGCCTTGTGGTCCCTGCTCGGAGATTATATATGATTTGGGGGATGCGGTGGGGTGCAGACGGCCTGAATGCAGAGTCGGCTGTGATTGCGACAGGTATCTGGAGATCTGGAACCTCGTATTTATGGAATTTGAGCGGACGAAAAATAGGGAGATGGAAAGACTACCACAACCGTCTATTGATACAGGGATGGGTTTCGAAAGAATCACTTCAGTCCTCCAGGGAAAGATAGGAAATTATGAGACGGACCTCTTTTCACCACTCATAAAGCGGCTGGAGGATATGTGCCGTAGTGTATATGGGGAAAATGAGAGAACCGATGTTGCAATGAGAGTGATCGCCGATCACGCCCGAGGCGCCGCATTCATCATAAACGACGGCGTGTTACCCGGAAAGGACGGCAGGGCCTATGTACTGAGGAGGATTATAAGGAGGGCCCTGAGATATGGCAAGAAGATCGGTATTGAGAGGGAATTCCTCCACGACCTGTCGAGTACGGTTGTGGACATCATGGATGTATATCCTGACATAAGAAATAACCACCCGTATATAGCCCGTATCATAAAGGGGGAAGAGGAGCGTTTTATGGAGACGCTCAACGTAGGCATGAAAGTCTATGAAGAAATTGCCTACGAGGTAAAGAAGAAAGGAGACCGTGTTATACTAGGGGAACTTGTCTATAAGCTCTATGATACTTACGGTTTTCCCCTTGATATTACCACTGAGATGGCAGAAGAAGACGGTTTTATCCTTGATATAAAAGGATTTGAAACAGCCCTTGAAGGACAGAAGGCGAGATCAAGAATCGGCTCCAAACTGAAGGGTGAGATGTTGGGTGAAGGCCAAATTTCGGTTCTCAAGGAAGGTATTACCAGCGAATTTCTCGGTTATCGCCAGCTTTACGTCGAAGGCGCGACCGTGCTAAGTCTGTTGAGGGACGAACAACCCGTGCCGGAGATGAGGGTGGGCGAGACAGGAGAAGTCTATTTCGACAAAACTCCGTTTTACGCGGAGAGCGGCGGACAGGTTGAAGATGAGGGTACGATCGTCTGGCCGGGAGGGAATGCGAAAGTGCTGGCCGTAAAAAAAGTCAAGTCTGATCTTTTCTCCCATGTGCTGGCCGTCGAGGAAGGCGTTCTGAAAAGAGGGCAAAAGGCAAACCTGGCTGTCGATAAGGACAAGCGGTTATCGGTTGCGAGAAACCATACTGCCACACATCTTCTGCAATATGCACTAAGAAAAGTATTAGGCGATCATGTTAAACAGTCGGGCTCCCTCGTCGAGAAGGACAGGTTGAGGTTTGATTTCAGCCATTTCAAGGGTCTCGACACACTGGAATTGGCCAAAGTGGAAGATATTGTAAATGAGAAAATAATGGCGTGCAACGACGTTACCATTGAGGTGAAGAATCGGGATGAAGCAATAAAGGAAGGAGCCACCGCCTTGTTTGAAGAAAAGTATGGCGAAACGGTCAGGGTGGTTAAGATAGGGGATTTTAGCGTCGAGTTGTGCGGTGGTACCCATGTGAGAAATACGGGAGAAATAGGCAGTCTCTATGTGATGAGCGAGAGTTCTCTGGCTTCTGGAGTGAGAAGGATTGAAGCAACTACAGGAAAAGGAGCGCTTCTTCACAAGAAGAAACTGGACGGATTGATCAGATCGGTCTCCAAGGCTTGCAACATAGAGGCAGAACGGATTTCAGAGAAAATTGAATCCCTTGTCTCTGATTTGGAAAAACAGGAGAAGGAGATCGAAAGGCTGAAGCAGGAGATAGTTCTCTCTAAAGTGGACGAAGCTATCAGTACGGCGTATGATAAAGACGGTGTAAAGATCATATCAATGTTTATTCCCAACGGTAAGGTTGAGGAGTTGAGAAAAGTCACAGATATTATCAGGGATAAAGCAAAAAGTTGTGTAGTTCTGGTGGGATCGAAGGAGGACAGTAAAGGCACGCTCGTCGTCGCTGTGAGCCGTGATTTGCAGTCCACTTATCATGCAGGTAAAATTGTCAAGAAAATTGCAGAGAAGTATGAGGGAAAGGGCGGCGGCGGTCCCCAGGTGGCACAGGGCGGCATCCCGGGCAACCGGGTTGAAGAAGTCATAAGCGGCGCCGGGAAAATCGTCGGCGATTGA
- the recA gene encoding recombinase RecA produces the protein MKEEGREGNRTKAIDMAVTQIEKLFGKGSIMKLGEKPIEAIPVVSTGSIALDMALGVGGLPRGRVVEIFGPEASGKTTLALEVVSEIQKTGGSAAFIDAEHALDVSYAKKIGVNIDDLLISQPDTGEQALEITEILVRSGAVDIIVVDSVAALVPKAEIEGEMGDAHMGLQARLMSQALRKLTATISKSMTTVIFINQIRQKIGVMFGNPETTTGGNALKFYSSVRLDIRRIAAIKDGQEIVGSRTRVKIVKNKVAPPFREVEFDIIFGHGISREGDLVDLGVEMGIMEKMGAWYSYGETRIGQGRENAKEFLKKHEEIAGEIESKIFAHYQLKKDEQ, from the coding sequence GTGAAGGAAGAGGGGAGAGAGGGAAACAGAACAAAGGCTATCGACATGGCTGTGACACAGATCGAAAAGCTCTTCGGCAAAGGCTCGATCATGAAGCTCGGCGAGAAACCCATTGAGGCTATTCCAGTGGTGTCCACGGGGTCGATCGCTCTCGATATGGCCCTGGGCGTCGGTGGACTGCCGAGAGGCCGGGTAGTGGAGATTTTTGGTCCAGAGGCATCTGGCAAGACGACCCTGGCCCTGGAGGTTGTGAGTGAGATTCAAAAGACCGGTGGATCTGCGGCATTCATTGATGCCGAACATGCGCTGGACGTGTCCTATGCGAAGAAGATAGGGGTCAACATTGACGACCTTCTCATATCTCAACCTGATACGGGCGAGCAGGCCCTTGAGATTACGGAGATACTGGTGAGAAGCGGAGCCGTCGACATTATCGTTGTGGATTCCGTCGCTGCCCTTGTGCCAAAGGCCGAGATTGAGGGTGAGATGGGGGATGCTCATATGGGCCTGCAGGCGCGGCTTATGTCTCAAGCCTTGAGAAAACTCACGGCTACCATAAGTAAGTCGATGACTACAGTAATATTCATCAATCAGATAAGACAGAAGATAGGGGTGATGTTTGGAAACCCCGAGACAACGACAGGAGGGAATGCACTCAAATTTTATTCCTCTGTCAGGCTTGACATAAGAAGGATTGCTGCTATTAAAGACGGTCAGGAAATTGTGGGAAGCAGGACCAGGGTTAAAATAGTGAAGAATAAGGTGGCCCCGCCGTTCAGGGAAGTGGAGTTTGATATAATATTCGGCCATGGAATATCAAGAGAGGGTGACCTTGTTGACCTAGGGGTCGAGATGGGCATCATGGAGAAAATGGGGGCTTGGTATTCCTACGGTGAAACGAGGATAGGCCAGGGAAGGGAAAATGCAAAGGAATTTCTCAAGAAACACGAGGAGATTGCTGGAGAAATCGAAAGCAAAATATTTGCACATTATCAACTAAAGAAGGACGAACAGTGA
- the thpR gene encoding RNA 2',3'-cyclic phosphodiesterase, whose product MRAFLALELPLDIKAYLQTVIAGMAARIKDVRWVREEGFHITLKFLGEIEKDTAWRIKDMIPMIGTKYAPLPASIKSIDAFPSRRRAKVVVVKLRDGIEKIRSIFDDVEKGLLKLNIEPEEREYTPHITLGRVKRPQPLLEKNTFPLEEKRFVLDKLVLFQSILTKEGAQYTPQGDIKLGGQE is encoded by the coding sequence GTGAGAGCGTTCCTGGCGCTGGAGCTTCCTTTGGACATAAAGGCTTATCTTCAGACCGTGATCGCCGGTATGGCGGCGAGAATAAAGGATGTGCGGTGGGTAAGAGAGGAAGGATTCCATATTACCCTCAAGTTCCTTGGTGAGATTGAGAAGGATACCGCATGGCGTATTAAAGACATGATCCCCATGATCGGAACTAAGTATGCTCCGCTTCCGGCATCGATAAAGAGTATCGACGCCTTTCCGAGCCGGAGGAGGGCGAAGGTCGTGGTTGTTAAACTCAGGGATGGAATTGAAAAGATAAGGAGTATCTTTGATGATGTAGAGAAGGGGCTTCTGAAGCTTAATATAGAGCCGGAGGAGAGGGAATATACACCTCACATCACTCTTGGAAGAGTGAAGAGACCTCAGCCTCTGCTGGAAAAGAATACCTTCCCGCTAGAGGAGAAACGATTCGTTTTGGACAAATTAGTTTTGTTCCAGAGTATACTTACAAAAGAAGGAGCTCAATATACTCCTCAAGGGGATATAAAATTGGGAGGTCAAGAGTGA
- a CDS encoding nicotinamide-nucleotide amidohydrolase family protein, with translation MTVEEIVGSLLREKGMTIALAESCTGGLTAKRVTDVAGASDYFGMGFVTYGNIAKERFLAVPENMLATRGAVSREVAGAMAEGVRIAAGADIGVSITGIAGPGGGSPAKPVGTVYIGVSMKDGLVVRKYLFHGDRAAIREATSEEALTLTFRCLNGEIV, from the coding sequence ATGACTGTGGAAGAGATAGTGGGGAGTCTGCTCAGGGAAAAAGGTATGACGATCGCTTTGGCTGAATCGTGTACGGGAGGTTTGACTGCGAAGAGAGTTACCGATGTGGCAGGCGCATCGGATTATTTCGGGATGGGTTTTGTGACCTACGGCAACATAGCCAAGGAGCGTTTTCTCGCCGTTCCGGAGAACATGCTTGCAACCAGGGGAGCCGTAAGTCGGGAGGTCGCCGGCGCGATGGCGGAAGGGGTGAGAATTGCAGCCGGGGCTGACATTGGTGTTTCTATAACGGGCATTGCCGGGCCGGGAGGAGGCTCACCCGCTAAACCTGTCGGTACCGTGTATATCGGCGTCTCAATGAAAGACGGACTTGTTGTCAGGAAATATCTTTTTCACGGCGACAGGGCGGCGATAAGAGAGGCTACCTCCGAGGAGGCTTTGACGCTGACTTTTAGGTGTTTGAACGGGGAAATCGTGTGA
- a CDS encoding phosphatidylglycerophosphatase A yields the protein MTRRSMGIKHKILLFFVTCGFIGYLPRAPGTFASLFGAALLYVFPFSSLSGNIIFVVSFIFVSIVSINWLKSEAKDPGYIVIDELAGMCVTMAGHKPTILNVVAGFVFFRIFDIVKPFPISKAESLKEGYGVMADDVIAGIFANLALVAVGRIT from the coding sequence ATGACAAGAAGGTCTATGGGGATAAAACATAAAATTCTCCTCTTTTTTGTGACCTGTGGATTTATCGGATATCTGCCTCGAGCACCCGGTACATTCGCATCCCTCTTTGGAGCAGCTCTTTTGTATGTCTTTCCTTTTTCGTCCCTGTCAGGCAACATTATTTTCGTGGTATCCTTTATTTTCGTTTCCATTGTCTCTATTAACTGGCTAAAATCTGAGGCGAAGGATCCTGGTTACATAGTCATCGACGAGCTGGCGGGTATGTGCGTAACAATGGCCGGTCATAAGCCGACAATCCTGAACGTCGTAGCGGGCTTCGTTTTTTTTCGGATTTTTGATATAGTGAAACCTTTTCCGATAAGTAAGGCAGAGTCGCTGAAGGAGGGCTACGGAGTAATGGCTGATGATGTCATCGCCGGTATCTTTGCGAATCTTGCTCTTGTGGCGGTGGGGAGAATAACATGA
- the hisI gene encoding phosphoribosyl-AMP cyclohydrolase, which yields MSENIKWDERGLIPAVVQDRQTKDVMMVAYMNQEAFDLTLKTGKAHYYSRSRKRIWLKGESSGHTQEVKAIYVDCDNDTLLLTVDQKTAACHTGFWSCFYRVWDEGWKIVGKKIFDDKKVYGDKT from the coding sequence ATGTCGGAAAATATAAAATGGGATGAAAGAGGTTTGATCCCTGCTGTCGTTCAGGACAGGCAGACGAAAGACGTGATGATGGTCGCCTATATGAACCAAGAGGCATTCGACCTCACGCTGAAGACTGGCAAGGCCCACTATTATTCGCGGTCGAGGAAACGGATCTGGCTGAAAGGCGAGAGCTCGGGCCATACGCAGGAAGTTAAGGCAATATACGTGGATTGCGACAATGATACCCTTTTGCTTACCGTTGATCAGAAAACGGCGGCCTGCCACACCGGCTTCTGGAGCTGTTTTTACAGGGTCTGGGATGAAGGCTGGAAGATAGTGGGCAAGAAGATATTCGATGACAAGAAGGTCTATGGGGATAAAACATAA
- the hisF gene encoding imidazole glycerol phosphate synthase subunit HisF encodes MLTKRIMPCLDVMEGRVVKGINFLGLRDAGDPVTNAKIYEEQMADELCFLDITASHEKRKTIIEVVEKVAREVFMPFTVGGGIKKIEDIREILLAGADKVTINTAAVESSDFIREASEIFGSQCICVAIDAKRNGNNFEVYTYGGRRPTGIDAIEWAVRMEKLGAGEILLTSMDRDGTKKGFDIQLTKAVSEATNIPVIASGGVGTLEHLYEGFVDGKADAVLAASIFHYKEFTVMDAKRYLKEKGVNVRL; translated from the coding sequence ATGCTGACCAAAAGGATAATGCCTTGCCTTGATGTGATGGAAGGCAGGGTGGTTAAAGGGATTAATTTTTTAGGGCTGAGAGATGCGGGAGATCCGGTCACCAATGCAAAGATCTATGAAGAGCAGATGGCGGACGAGCTTTGCTTTCTCGACATTACAGCCTCCCATGAAAAGAGGAAGACCATTATCGAGGTCGTGGAGAAAGTAGCACGTGAAGTCTTCATGCCCTTCACGGTAGGAGGAGGCATAAAAAAGATAGAAGATATCAGGGAGATACTGCTTGCGGGAGCCGATAAAGTGACGATCAATACCGCTGCGGTCGAATCGTCTGATTTCATACGGGAAGCGAGTGAGATATTCGGCAGCCAGTGTATATGTGTTGCTATTGATGCTAAAAGGAATGGCAACAATTTTGAAGTCTACACCTATGGCGGTCGGAGACCGACTGGGATAGACGCCATAGAGTGGGCGGTGCGCATGGAAAAGCTCGGTGCCGGAGAGATATTGCTCACCAGTATGGATAGGGATGGCACAAAAAAAGGTTTTGACATACAACTTACAAAGGCAGTTTCGGAGGCGACCAATATACCTGTGATTGCGTCAGGCGGTGTTGGCACTCTGGAGCATCTCTATGAGGGGTTTGTCGATGGAAAAGCCGATGCGGTACTTGCCGCGTCCATATTCCATTACAAAGAGTTCACGGTTATGGATGCTAAGCGATACTTAAAAGAAAAAGGGGTAAACGTGAGGCTTTAG
- a CDS encoding 1-(5-phosphoribosyl)-5-[(5-phosphoribosylamino)methylideneamino] imidazole-4-carboxamide isomerase, giving the protein MKALFAMDLMGGKTVRLMKGDFSKVTVYSNDPVSKIEEMMKRGAKDFHIIDLDGARTGIPAHRDIIKAIGEKVTGYLEVGGGIRTREDIEYYTQAGASGVIVGTQALLDEIFFESLSEFKNIVLGLDLLDGKPMVKGWKAVAERDIKEILRAAERIGVMAILCTSVARDGMLSGPDYEGLKGMMEMTGIPVIASGGVTAIEDVKKLKNMGAWATILGKAVYEGLIRIEEVAGIC; this is encoded by the coding sequence ATGAAAGCGCTGTTTGCCATGGACCTTATGGGGGGCAAGACTGTCCGCCTAATGAAGGGCGATTTCTCAAAAGTGACCGTATACAGTAATGATCCTGTTTCGAAGATTGAAGAAATGATGAAAAGAGGCGCTAAGGATTTTCACATAATAGATCTGGACGGGGCTAGGACCGGAATTCCCGCGCACCGCGACATCATAAAAGCGATAGGAGAGAAGGTGACGGGTTATCTTGAAGTTGGAGGCGGTATACGTACCCGGGAAGATATAGAGTATTATACCCAGGCGGGAGCAAGCGGGGTGATAGTAGGCACCCAGGCCCTCCTTGACGAAATCTTCTTTGAAAGTCTTTCGGAATTCAAAAATATTGTCCTCGGACTTGATCTTCTCGATGGGAAACCCATGGTGAAGGGTTGGAAAGCGGTTGCCGAGAGGGACATAAAAGAGATCCTTCGGGCGGCAGAGCGCATTGGGGTTATGGCGATTCTGTGTACAAGCGTGGCAAGGGATGGAATGCTCTCGGGGCCTGACTATGAGGGACTTAAAGGGATGATGGAAATGACCGGGATACCGGTGATCGCGAGCGGCGGAGTAACCGCCATAGAAGATGTGAAAAAACTTAAAAATATGGGGGCCTGGGCAACGATTCTTGGTAAGGCTGTCTATGAAGGGCTGATCCGTATAGAGGAGGTGGCAGGAATATGCTGA
- a CDS encoding UTP--glucose-1-phosphate uridylyltransferase, with protein MTEEGLIQILTKHSQFHILNHYRSLPSEKKRIFLGETKELDFDLVFALYNEFKDQKGASSIGAIGSAPIVAVPKTVEQEAQRREAHRLGEAMLKEDKVAALIVAGGQGSRLGFEGPKGAFPISPVRNKSPFHLFAEALKAMSIRYGATIPLLIMTSRENHRETQRYFESFRHFDLDPHNVHFFQQGMLPTMTPSGQLILKDETHLFANPDGHGGSLKAIHDSGLLDLLLSTGYTDLFYCQVDNPLVKMADPVFLGYHRMADAEMSTKVVRRTNIEEKVGVYVTLDGKERILEYSDLGGTHMSLLDANGEVLYWGGNTAIHAFNLSFIKHLNHHGFHLPCHRASKVVDSLGNDGKTTKIDGWKFETFVFDAIPMAQKTCCMEVIREEEFSPVKNREGVDSPLTARSAMSNLFRKWLEETGAKIAPEVLVEISPLFAVDSETLAEKLSGRTISIIRDTYFGD; from the coding sequence ATGACAGAAGAAGGATTAATTCAAATTCTCACAAAACATAGCCAGTTCCATATCCTTAACCATTATCGCTCCCTTCCCTCAGAAAAAAAACGTATCTTCCTCGGGGAGACAAAGGAACTTGATTTCGATCTGGTGTTTGCCCTTTATAATGAATTCAAGGATCAGAAAGGAGCTTCCTCTATAGGCGCTATCGGGTCGGCCCCTATCGTGGCCGTGCCGAAAACAGTTGAGCAGGAGGCGCAAAGACGCGAAGCGCATCGCCTCGGAGAGGCGATGCTCAAGGAAGACAAGGTGGCAGCGTTGATTGTAGCCGGAGGCCAAGGATCGAGGCTTGGCTTTGAAGGACCTAAAGGCGCCTTTCCCATCTCACCCGTCAGAAATAAATCACCGTTCCATCTTTTTGCGGAAGCCTTGAAAGCCATGTCGATCCGTTACGGGGCGACGATTCCTCTCCTAATAATGACAAGCAGAGAGAATCATCGGGAGACACAGAGATATTTCGAATCGTTCCGACATTTCGATCTTGATCCCCATAATGTCCATTTTTTTCAACAGGGAATGCTGCCCACCATGACTCCATCAGGACAGCTGATTCTTAAAGACGAGACCCACCTTTTCGCAAACCCCGACGGGCATGGAGGCTCTTTGAAGGCAATCCACGATTCAGGCCTCCTTGACTTACTCCTTTCGACGGGTTATACAGACCTTTTTTACTGCCAGGTTGACAATCCTCTCGTGAAAATGGCCGACCCGGTCTTTTTGGGGTACCACCGTATGGCTGATGCCGAGATGAGCACCAAAGTGGTAAGACGAACAAACATTGAAGAGAAGGTAGGGGTCTACGTCACCTTAGACGGCAAAGAAAGGATTTTGGAATACAGCGATTTGGGGGGGACACATATGTCTCTTCTCGATGCTAATGGTGAAGTTCTTTACTGGGGAGGAAATACAGCCATACATGCCTTCAATCTCTCTTTCATAAAGCACCTGAATCATCATGGTTTTCATCTTCCCTGCCACCGCGCGAGCAAAGTTGTCGATAGTCTTGGAAATGATGGCAAAACAACGAAGATCGACGGTTGGAAGTTCGAGACTTTTGTATTCGACGCCATCCCTATGGCACAGAAGACATGCTGTATGGAAGTAATCCGCGAAGAAGAATTCTCCCCAGTGAAGAACCGCGAGGGCGTCGACTCTCCTCTTACCGCCCGCAGTGCGATGAGCAATCTCTTTCGTAAATGGCTTGAAGAGACAGGGGCAAAGATTGCGCCCGAGGTCCTAGTTGAGATCAGTCCTCTGTTTGCCGTTGACAGTGAAACACTCGCAGAAAAGCTGAGCGGCAGGACGATTTCCATCATTCGAGACACATATTTCGGAGACTGA